Below is a window of Desulfurococcus amylolyticus Z-533 DNA.
TGGTAGAAGCTTGTACTTGTACTTTATTGGGCTCCTCCCAGTTAGCTTGATGTGGCTTGTGATAGAGTTCGGGGAGATCTATTTATTACTAACACTACTCTACGCTCCCCCATACCTCAGCGTCTCCGATCCACTCCTATTTTTCACCGTGCTTGCAATGATACTAACCGTGCTGGCGGCACATAGTCTGCTACTGGGGGCATCTATCCTTGCGTCTGGAACCAGTAATATAATAGTCGAGCTCCTCTCCTGGATAATACCTATAGCCAGTGGCGGGTTAACACCCCTTGCTTCAATGCCCCGACTGGTACAGATAGTGGCATTGGCAACGCCATACTCGTATCCAGCCGAGCTACTCAGACACGTCCTCCTTAAAGCGCCAGTAGTAATGCCTACTGATAAGCTTATCCTCTATGGTCTACCCTATGCTCTAGCATACTTGATTACAGCGTTGGCCGTCAATCACTACGTGTTTACCAGGATCAGGAGAAACGGTGTACCCTCTATAGGGATGTATTAGTTTACCATTAAATAGATATATTAAGAAAATATTATATATGTGAATATATTATATATGCAAATACTGATAATAAAAATATGGTGGACTGCATGTCTTATAAGGCTGAACTTGAGAAAATAGTCTCCATATTAAACGAACTCTCCTCTAGAACACCCGAGCTCCAGGAGTTCCTGAAGTACGTGCATGAAGCTGAATCGGCAAAGACCCTTGATGCGAAAACCAAAGAATTGATCAGCCTGGGTATAGCTATCGCTGTGAGGTGCGAACCCTGCATAATATGGCACACTAATGCAGTGGTGAATGCCGGCGCAACAATGGATGAAATACTCGACGTGATAAAGGTAGCTGTATGCATGGGCGGCGGGCCCGCCCTCATGTATGCCTTGAAAGCATATAATGTAGCGAAGGAATTTCTAGCTGGGAAGAAGTAGTCTTGGTTAACTCTGTTTTTCACCATACTTCTCCAGTAGCTCATCGCTTATCCTCTTAGTTCTTGCTATCTCGCTATAGACATACGCGCTTCTCCTCGGCTTCCTCTCAAACGTCGAGTAGTCTACCTCGAACAAGCCGAACCTCTGCTCGAAGCCCTTATCCCATTCATAGTTATCCATGAAGCTCCAGTAATAGTAGCCGTGTATAGGTATACCCTCGGATAAAGCCTTGTAGACATATTGGAGGTGCCTCACAATCGAGAGTATCCTTAACTCATCATCTTTAACGGCTACACCGTTCTCCGTGATAATGATATCCCTCCTGTATCTATCATAGACTTCTCTCGTCACCTCATAGATCCCCCTGGGGTATATACAGTACCCCATAGTGGTCCACAACCCTGTGTCAAGAGGCCTCACATCCATGAACATCTTCAAGGGGTTGAACACGTGTTTAACCACGAACCCACTATAATAGTTGACGCCGATGAAGTCCATATCGCTCTCCTCAATCCTCTTTATCCCTCTCAGTGAAACATATTCTCCCTGGAGTACCCCTTTCAGGAACCCGTGGTTATATACCTCCCTAGCTTTCTCGCATGCATTGAGATCCCGTCTACCATCACTAGCCGGCTTGAAGGATATCAGGTTCTGGGCTACCCCTACTTTCCCCCTTCCTTTGAGGACCTCGTAGGCCTCCTTATAAGCCTTCACGATGTTCACTGCTGCCTTATCAGCTATCTTCAGACTTTTGTAGCCAGGGGGCCACGCGCCCATTATGTAGCCCTGGAGAATGTAAACATTTGGCTCGTTGAAGACAACCCAGTAGTTCACCCCTTTAACACTATCCACAACTGCTTCAACATACCTCCTGAAGTAGGATATGTTCTCCTCTCTAAGCCATCCCCCTTTATCAATAAACCATTTGGGGCTCGTGAAATGGTGTAGTGTGACCACTGGGGTTATCCCGTGCTTTCTTAGGAGCTCCACGATCTCCACGTACCTGTTTAAAGCCCTCTCATCGAACAAGTTCTCCTGGGGGAATATCCTGCTCCACTCTATGGAGAACCTGTATCCATCGTAGCCGAGCCTACTCATCAACTCTATGTCTTCACGGTAGAGTTCCCAGTGATTGCATGCCTTTCCTGATTTAACTCTTAGCCTTCCAGTTGTCTCCCAATACCACCAGTCATTATACATGTTGTCTCCTTCAATCTGGTGGGAAGCCGTTGCTGTTCCAAAAGTGAAATCCCGGGGAAATTCTATCAAGGGTATCTCCTCTTATTATCTAGAATATCTAGGTGGGAGCTATAAAAATAAAGCTTTATAGATAACATTATTAAGTAATTATGTATCGGGAAAAGGTGGCACACGTGTCGCTCTTTAGGCGTAAGAGAAGTGTGCCTTTAAGGGTAAGCGATATCATGTCGGCTCCACCGATCACGATAAAGGAGACGGAGTCCGTGGAGAAAGCCGCCAAACTAATGTTCGAGAACAATACCTCAAGTGTCATAGTGGTCAACAGTGATGGCTTGCTAACAGGTATCGTGACAGCTAAGGATGTAGTGGCGGCTGTTGCACTAGGTAAGATAGGTCAGGACATACCGGTGGCAAGATTCATGAAGGAGAATCCGTTAACCATAAGCCCTGATGCGCATATAACTGAAGCCCTTGAGAAGATGAGGGAGTTCAATGTAAGGCACCTGCCAGTCGTAGATAAAAATAATAAGCCTGTTGGAATGGTCAGCGTTAGAGACATCATGGATATTCTCTTAACACTCCTCAAGATAATCGAGTAGAAACCTCTCCTCAAGGCGTCAAATCCATACCGTTTTTCTCCCTAATTCTCTCCTCAAGCACCCTGAGCCACTCAGGTACCTTGAAACCCTGCACCGCTCTGCTCTTATCATAGGGCTTTATATCGAGTACGGGAGTACCATCGAAGAGGTCGAGGCCTCTGACGTAGATCCTGTTCTTCTCTATCTTCTCCACCTCCACGATGGTTAACGCTATTGGATTAGGCCTGTGGGGACTATCAGTAGCGAACACGCCAAGCTCCGGGAGCTCCTCTAGCTTGAAGCCTAACCTCAGGAGTCTCCTTGGCTTAACAATCAAAGTGTTCCTGGCTTCACCAGGTACTTTGTGAAGATATGCCACTATTATTATATGGGAGAAGCCCTCTAATCCCTTGAGGCCCTCAGCGTACTCCGGCAGTACCTCAATAAATCCCTTCACAATGTTTTTATCCAGGGCGTTCTTGACCTCTTCATCCGGTGCACCCGTCCTCACGAATCCGATGGGCTTCAACACTATATCCATGATAACTCCCATTAACTAGCATTTCTCCCCGTCTTAAAGAGCGAGGCTTCCAGTTGTAACTGTATTTATTCATCCCTTCTTAAACACACTACATGAGTAAGCCAGTGCCTACAGGAATATTAAGGAGTTCAGGTCCCATGTAGGTTTATTTAAATTGGTTTCATCCCCTCGTTTTTGTTCCCCCTGTATCCTGCTTGGGCTTGCATATGGCTTAGGGGCGTTCAGGGTGACATCACATCTTGAGTGCTTCAGGAATAGGTTTATGCATGCCACCCTATCCCTGTCTCCGGTGAACCCGTGCTCCGGGTACTTGAGGATCCTGTAGCATTCTCGAAACACTTGGGATGAGGAGTCGAGGCTGGTTTGAGAAGATGAAACATCTACACGACAAAAAAGTATATGCAATAATAATAGCGGAAGACTAACACCAACACATACAAACCATTATAAAACCAGAAACAACTTGGCGAGGCTAGGGGTGAAGAAGGCTCTCTGCGTGTTTTACACAGCGTCATTCATGCTTGGAGTGGTTGAGGGAGCCTACTACACGGTTTCACGTGACATAGTGTATAAACACATGGGCTTGAACTACATCTTCATGAGCATCCTCATAGCCTCTGAGACCATGCCCGGCTTCTTCTCGGTTGTAGGAGGCATGGTAAGCGATATCATTGGTAGGAGGGGGATGCTACTGCTCGGCATATTGTCCTCAATGCCCCTCGCATTAATAGGCTTCACCAGTGTAGAGTTCATCCCCCTGCTAATATTAGTCCACGGTGTTACAACAAGCATGGTTCAGCCTACTCGTTAATGGGCGCCTCAAACTCCCTTGGATGGGCAATTGGAGGAGTCCTCGGGGGATACATAACTGAATACCTACCCTACTCCACAGGCATGTCCCTCCTAGGCACCCTAGTCTTCACGGGTTACATGTTTATCTATGCATCATACCCTGATGAAGTGGTCTATCCTAGAGCGGGGCTCAAAGATGTAGTTGAAGGCGTGAGGAGAGTTTGAATGCTCTTCATGGTTTCACTCCTAGCCTTCACCGGTACAAGGTTTTTCTTCAGCAATTACGTGCTAGTTGTTAGATCCATGCTGGGAAACCCCATGTTATTCGGGCTGGTGGTCAACACTATACCAGCTTTAACCGGGGCATTAATATGGCCACTACTAGGCAAGGCATTTGATAAGGGTAGCCCTTCCCTCCTTGTTGCAACAGCTATCCTCGAGTATGCTTTATTCATAGTTCTCTTCCTCCATGTGAGTGATCCACTAGTAGTAGCAATATTATGGGCTTTCCCAATATACCCCCTCCTAGAGCAGGGGTTAGTAATATCGATTTCGAGGAAGCTACCAGGTAAACTACAGTTGATTACATCAGGCGTCTTCACCACCAGTATAAGCATTGTAGGGGCATTAATACTGGTTCTCGGGGGATACTTCAACAAAATAGATATGATAGGCTATACCTCACTCTTCATACTCTTCCGTAGTCTAGGATTCTTAATCCTCGGCACATTCAGGAGGAAGTGATATTGTAATTACTTACTCCTTATTACTTACTCCTTGGCAGCCGCATCCTTTCATCTTCATGTATGCATCGATAGCCGCGTTTATTAATGGATGCATTACTGGTGAGTATTTTAATAACGGGTGTGAGCCATGCTGGAGTCCTATGATTAAGTCCTCTATCCTTAGAGAGCCCTGCATGGCTACTGCTATGGTGTTCGTTATTTCCGCTACCTCATTGCAGGCTCCAGCCACCTGTCCACCTATTAGTCTACCATCCTGGAGGAAGAGGAGCTTCACCTGTACCTGGCATCCACCGGGGAACCATACTGGGTGTCTGTTTACTGCTTTAGCCCTCCCAACAATGTATGACACTCCCTGGTTCAATGCATGAGTCTCTATGTAGCCTGCAGCACCCATTACTATGTTGCCTATCCTGGTTACTGTGACCGGTATCCTTCCCATCCTGCTAGGGCTTAAAGCCACGCCTTTAATAGCTGATACAACTCTCCTAGCCTCCTCGCATGCCAGGGTAGCTAGCTTTATATCCCTCATACCACTTGTGAGGAAGTCCCGTTTCACTATGCAGTCCCCTGCAGCGTACACGTATGGCTTCCCTGTCTGCATGTAGTCGTTGACGATTACGCCCTGTCTCAACACGTCGAGGCCTGCTTTAACTGCTAACTCTGTATCGGGAACCCATGTAGGCACTATGATAACAATATCAGCCTCCACAGTCTCCCCATTGTCGAGCTCTACACCCTTAACACTTGTCTCACCAAGTATTCTCTTAATCCTTGTATTAGTGTATATCTTCACGCCCTTGGATACAAGCTCCTTTTCGGCTATCTCAGCGAACTCGCTGTCGAAGTATCTTGATAAAATATATCTTCTCCTAGAGATCACTGTGACCCCTCTCTTAACATGGTCTGTGAGTCCTGGGATACCGCTTAAGGCATCAGCCAGCTCAATTGTTGTCAACCCGCTTCCAACAACCACTATCCTGATCCCGTCATGGTTCACCACTTTCCTCAGTTCAGCCAGTTTATCATAATCCTTTCCTAGAACGTATACTCCTTGGAGCTCCACTCCTTCAACCTTGTAGGCCTCGGGCTTGGAGCCCGTGGCTATTATCAGGTTGCCGAAGGATACCTCTACACCATTCCTGGTTTTAACAACCCTGTTCTCCGTGTCGACTCCAACTACCTCATCAACTAATATTTCCACCCCTAACAT
It encodes the following:
- a CDS encoding carboxymuconolactone decarboxylase family protein; its protein translation is MSYKAELEKIVSILNELSSRTPELQEFLKYVHEAESAKTLDAKTKELISLGIAIAVRCEPCIIWHTNAVVNAGATMDEILDVIKVAVCMGGGPALMYALKAYNVAKEFLAGKK
- a CDS encoding glycoside hydrolase family 1 protein, with amino-acid sequence MIEFPRDFTFGTATASHQIEGDNMYNDWWYWETTGRLRVKSGKACNHWELYREDIELMSRLGYDGYRFSIEWSRIFPQENLFDERALNRYVEIVELLRKHGITPVVTLHHFTSPKWFIDKGGWLREENISYFRRYVEAVVDSVKGVNYWVVFNEPNVYILQGYIMGAWPPGYKSLKIADKAAVNIVKAYKEAYEVLKGRGKVGVAQNLISFKPASDGRRDLNACEKAREVYNHGFLKGVLQGEYVSLRGIKRIEESDMDFIGVNYYSGFVVKHVFNPLKMFMDVRPLDTGLWTTMGYCIYPRGIYEVTREVYDRYRRDIIITENGVAVKDDELRILSIVRHLQYVYKALSEGIPIHGYYYWSFMDNYEWDKGFEQRFGLFEVDYSTFERKPRRSAYVYSEIARTKRISDELLEKYGEKQS
- a CDS encoding CBS domain-containing protein — translated: MSLFRRKRSVPLRVSDIMSAPPITIKETESVEKAAKLMFENNTSSVIVVNSDGLLTGIVTAKDVVAAVALGKIGQDIPVARFMKENPLTISPDAHITEALEKMREFNVRHLPVVDKNNKPVGMVSVRDIMDILLTLLKIIE
- the tsaA gene encoding tRNA (N6-threonylcarbamoyladenosine(37)-N6)-methyltransferase TrmO; this translates as MDIVLKPIGFVRTGAPDEEVKNALDKNIVKGFIEVLPEYAEGLKGLEGFSHIIIVAYLHKVPGEARNTLIVKPRRLLRLGFKLEELPELGVFATDSPHRPNPIALTIVEVEKIEKNRIYVRGLDLFDGTPVLDIKPYDKSRAVQGFKVPEWLRVLEERIREKNGMDLTP
- a CDS encoding FAD-dependent oxidoreductase translates to MRRYDVVVIGGGAAGFTAALTARMLYPELSVLMITRSDKIPIVCALPYAIAGNRPLEDYLMPYNYASMLGVEILVDEVVGVDTENRVVKTRNGVEVSFGNLIIATGSKPEAYKVEGVELQGVYVLGKDYDKLAELRKVVNHDGIRIVVVGSGLTTIELADALSGIPGLTDHVKRGVTVISRRRYILSRYFDSEFAEIAEKELVSKGVKIYTNTRIKRILGETSVKGVELDNGETVEADIVIIVPTWVPDTELAVKAGLDVLRQGVIVNDYMQTGKPYVYAAGDCIVKRDFLTSGMRDIKLATLACEEARRVVSAIKGVALSPSRMGRIPVTVTRIGNIVMGAAGYIETHALNQGVSYIVGRAKAVNRHPVWFPGGCQVQVKLLFLQDGRLIGGQVAGACNEVAEITNTIAVAMQGSLRIEDLIIGLQHGSHPLLKYSPVMHPLINAAIDAYMKMKGCGCQGVSNKE